A part of Streptomyces sp. NBC_01497 genomic DNA contains:
- a CDS encoding LLM class flavin-dependent oxidoreductase, translating to MTWKLTLEDPNVTDDATHADAIRGTAQGTAPVPLSVLDLVTVGAGTTATDALHNSVTLSKLAERRGYLRHWIAEHHSMPGIASSSPAVILAHLAAHTERIRLGSGGVMLPNHAPLVIAEQFGTLEALAPGRVDLGLGRAPGTDGATAAALRRSERLNEGADDFPQQLVELTRFLDDDFPDGHPYARIHSVPGPVQGAPGRPPIWLLGSSGFSAQLAGMLGLPFAFAHHFSAQNTVPALDLYRSSFRPSEVLSEPYALIGVAALATEDEAEARRQVMTGALSMVRLRTGRPGLVPTPEETEAYTFSEMERDFVEGWVGNVVHGTPDAVRDGLNELQKRTGADELMITANAHTASVRIRSYDLIADAYGLPGGSSQG from the coding sequence GTGACCTGGAAGCTCACTTTGGAGGACCCGAACGTGACGGACGACGCCACCCACGCCGACGCGATCCGAGGCACGGCACAGGGCACCGCGCCGGTGCCGCTGTCCGTGCTCGACCTGGTCACGGTCGGTGCCGGCACGACCGCGACGGACGCGCTGCACAACAGCGTCACGCTGTCGAAGCTCGCCGAGCGGCGCGGTTACCTGCGGCACTGGATCGCCGAGCACCACTCGATGCCCGGCATCGCGTCCTCCTCACCCGCGGTGATCCTGGCCCACCTGGCCGCGCACACCGAGCGCATCCGGCTCGGCTCCGGCGGTGTGATGCTGCCCAACCACGCGCCGCTCGTCATCGCGGAGCAGTTCGGCACGCTGGAGGCGCTCGCCCCCGGCCGCGTGGACCTCGGCCTCGGCCGTGCCCCCGGCACGGACGGCGCCACCGCCGCCGCGCTGCGCCGCTCCGAGCGGCTCAACGAGGGCGCGGACGACTTCCCGCAGCAACTGGTCGAGCTGACCCGCTTCCTCGACGACGACTTCCCCGACGGGCACCCGTACGCGCGCATCCACTCGGTGCCGGGGCCGGTCCAGGGGGCCCCGGGCCGCCCGCCGATCTGGCTGCTCGGTTCGTCCGGCTTCAGCGCGCAGCTCGCGGGCATGCTCGGTCTGCCGTTCGCCTTCGCGCACCACTTCTCCGCGCAGAACACCGTCCCCGCGCTCGACCTCTACCGCAGCTCGTTCCGGCCCTCCGAAGTGCTCTCGGAGCCGTACGCGCTGATCGGTGTGGCCGCGCTGGCCACCGAGGACGAGGCGGAGGCGCGCCGTCAGGTGATGACCGGCGCGCTGTCGATGGTGCGGCTGCGCACGGGTCGCCCCGGCCTCGTGCCGACGCCGGAGGAGACGGAGGCGTACACGTTCAGCGAGATGGAGCGCGACTTCGTGGAGGGCTGGGTGGGCAACGTGGTCCACGGCACGCCCGACGCCGTGCGCGACGGCCTCAACGAGCTCCAGAAGCGCACCGGCGCCGACGAGTTGATGATCACCGCCAACGCGCACACCGCGTCCGTGCGCATCAGGAGCTACGACCTGATCGCCGACGCCTACGGGCTGCCCGGCGGCTCCTCGCAGGGCTGA
- a CDS encoding bifunctional DNA primase/polymerase: protein MTAWPREEKPPLAPRRTDLLPPPGEAERGPTEQVTPEGAAWLTSAAAYPRSALSLWNGRPDAPGVLPCGSVFDIVNLPIVFARRVLDRLWSEGPGSGPVAAHRGRVLLFATPGTAQRLPALIDWEEWGGTDRAGGMPPLLCHGAGDAVTVPPLAPGQASGPRWVVAPDTRGPWLPGPEVLLWACVGAARAIPQPGEERTIPAARRRPAPSPSFIDFSSQRSGC, encoded by the coding sequence ATGACCGCATGGCCACGAGAAGAGAAGCCGCCCCTCGCCCCCCGCCGTACCGATCTGCTGCCCCCGCCCGGTGAGGCCGAGCGGGGACCCACCGAGCAGGTCACCCCGGAGGGCGCCGCCTGGCTGACCTCGGCCGCGGCCTATCCGCGCTCCGCGCTGTCCCTGTGGAACGGCAGGCCCGACGCCCCCGGCGTCCTGCCCTGCGGGTCGGTCTTCGACATCGTGAACCTGCCCATCGTCTTCGCCCGCCGGGTCCTCGACCGGCTGTGGTCCGAGGGCCCCGGCTCCGGGCCGGTCGCGGCCCACCGGGGCCGGGTGCTGCTCTTCGCCACCCCGGGCACCGCGCAGCGGCTGCCGGCGCTCATCGACTGGGAGGAGTGGGGCGGCACGGACCGCGCGGGCGGCATGCCGCCGCTGCTGTGCCATGGCGCCGGCGACGCCGTCACCGTGCCACCGCTGGCCCCCGGGCAGGCCTCCGGGCCGCGCTGGGTGGTGGCGCCCGACACACGGGGGCCCTGGCTGCCCGGGCCCGAGGTGCTGCTCTGGGCGTGCGTCGGGGCCGCCCGCGCGATCCCGCAGCCGGGCGAGGAGCGGACGATTCCGGCGGCACGGCGTCGACCTGCGCCTTCACCGTCCTTTATCGATTTTTCCTCTCAGCGGTCCGGGTGCTAA
- a CDS encoding histidine phosphatase family protein, producing the protein MRLFLVRHGRTAWSVSGQHTGRTDIPLLEEGRADAKALGERLHRPPWSGLAGAEVRTSPLVRAAQTCELAGFGDRAARWDALMEFHYGAYEGLTPAQIAEARPGWFIWRDGVPEGESLAQVSERADEVVAWARSAERDAVVFAHGHILRAIGARWLGEPVAFASRIRLAPASLSVLGWAYGAPALEVWNDTAHLEPGA; encoded by the coding sequence ATGCGCCTGTTCCTCGTCCGGCACGGCCGGACGGCCTGGTCGGTTTCCGGACAGCACACCGGAAGGACGGACATTCCCCTCCTCGAAGAGGGGCGCGCGGACGCCAAGGCGCTCGGCGAGCGCCTGCACCGCCCACCGTGGTCGGGACTCGCGGGCGCCGAGGTCCGCACGAGCCCCCTGGTGCGGGCCGCTCAGACGTGCGAACTCGCGGGGTTCGGCGACCGGGCGGCGCGGTGGGACGCGCTGATGGAGTTCCACTACGGGGCCTACGAGGGACTCACGCCCGCACAGATAGCCGAAGCCAGGCCCGGCTGGTTCATCTGGCGCGACGGCGTGCCCGAGGGCGAGAGTCTCGCGCAGGTCTCGGAGCGGGCGGACGAGGTGGTGGCCTGGGCGCGGTCCGCCGAGCGCGACGCGGTCGTCTTCGCACACGGGCACATCCTGCGGGCGATCGGCGCGCGCTGGCTCGGCGAACCGGTCGCGTTCGCCTCGCGGATCAGGCTGGCGCCCGCGTCCCTGTCGGTCCTCGGCTGGGCGTACGGGGCGCCCGCGCTGGAGGTCTGGAACGACACGGCGCACCTGGAGCCCGGGGCCTGA
- a CDS encoding MerR family transcriptional regulator → MRIGGLASRTGVSVRSLRYYEEQGLLTSTRSAGGQRHYTDAEVERVRFIQRLYAGGLSSQTIADLLPCVDAPSEQNSDAALERMAQEHERLAEHIRDLTRTQEALKELMRVARAHRELHRPRTAA, encoded by the coding sequence ATGCGCATCGGGGGACTCGCGTCACGGACCGGGGTCAGCGTCAGGTCCCTGCGCTACTACGAGGAGCAGGGGCTGCTCACCAGCACCCGCAGCGCCGGCGGGCAGCGCCACTACACCGACGCGGAGGTCGAGCGGGTCCGGTTCATCCAACGGCTGTACGCCGGGGGCCTGTCCAGCCAGACCATCGCCGATCTCCTGCCGTGCGTCGACGCCCCCAGCGAGCAGAACTCCGACGCGGCCCTGGAGCGCATGGCGCAGGAACACGAACGGCTCGCCGAGCACATCCGCGACCTGACGCGCACTCAGGAGGCGCTCAAGGAACTGATGCGGGTGGCCCGGGCGCACCGGGAGCTCCACCGGCCGCGGACGGCCGCCTGA
- a CDS encoding alkene reductase, which translates to MTTLFSSHRIGQLALPNRVVMAPMTRVRAAAGGLATQSMATYYAQRATAGLIVSEGVQPSVIGQSNPGTPGLHTDEQVAAWRPVTDAVHANGGRIFAQLMHGGRVSHSSTIGTQPVGPSAVPATGEVFTPDGPRPAPVPRALETAEVAGHAESYAGAARRAIEAGFDGVELHGANGYLISQFLSSNANLRTDRYGGSVVNRTRFAVEAVAATVAAVGAERTGIRLSPGGGFWGVEESDAREVNTALLSELARLEVAYVHLEATADEEVLLGLRRAWPGTLVINPVFPMGPKQTDRADADRWLGLGADLISFGRAFIANPDLVERLRTGLPIAPVDEATYYQGGDTGYLTYGAYQHVA; encoded by the coding sequence GTGACGACCCTTTTCAGCAGCCACCGGATCGGTCAACTGGCCCTGCCCAACCGGGTGGTGATGGCGCCCATGACCCGGGTCAGGGCCGCCGCCGGCGGGCTGGCGACGCAGTCCATGGCGACGTACTACGCCCAACGGGCCACGGCCGGACTCATCGTGAGCGAGGGTGTGCAGCCGAGTGTGATCGGGCAGTCGAACCCGGGTACTCCGGGACTGCACACCGACGAGCAGGTGGCCGCGTGGCGGCCCGTCACCGACGCCGTGCACGCCAACGGCGGGCGGATCTTCGCCCAACTCATGCACGGGGGGAGGGTTTCGCACTCCAGCACCATCGGGACGCAGCCCGTCGGCCCCTCGGCCGTCCCCGCCACGGGCGAGGTGTTCACACCGGACGGTCCCCGGCCCGCGCCCGTGCCGCGCGCCCTGGAGACCGCCGAGGTGGCCGGGCACGCCGAGTCGTACGCCGGTGCCGCCCGCCGTGCCATCGAAGCGGGTTTCGACGGTGTCGAACTACATGGTGCCAACGGCTACTTGATCTCGCAGTTCCTCTCGTCCAACGCCAACCTGCGGACCGACCGATACGGCGGCTCGGTGGTCAACCGGACGCGGTTCGCGGTGGAGGCGGTTGCCGCGACCGTCGCGGCCGTCGGCGCGGAGCGCACCGGCATCCGGCTCTCTCCCGGCGGCGGGTTCTGGGGAGTCGAGGAGAGCGACGCACGCGAGGTGAACACCGCGCTGCTGAGCGAACTGGCGCGCCTGGAGGTGGCCTACGTCCATCTGGAGGCCACCGCCGACGAAGAGGTCCTGCTCGGCCTGCGGCGCGCCTGGCCGGGCACCCTCGTGATCAACCCGGTGTTCCCGATGGGGCCGAAGCAGACGGACCGGGCCGACGCCGACCGCTGGCTCGGGCTGGGGGCCGACCTCATCAGCTTCGGACGCGCCTTCATCGCCAACCCGGACCTGGTCGAACGGCTGCGCACGGGACTCCCGATCGCGCCGGTCGACGAGGCGACGTACTACCAGGGCGGTGACACGGGCTACCTCACCTACGGGGCGTACCAGCACGTGGCCTGA
- a CDS encoding phosphatase PAP2 family protein — MSYAVSSTDRTGAHPRLRWWIEILLLVVVYAAYSAGRLLVRGDIPGAVHHGIAILHIEQHLRIDPERTLNRVFTRTAVLGVPADFVYASLHYVMTPAVLFWLYRRRPGHYRRARTWLMLSTMVGLIGFTLVPTAPPRLLGNAYGFVDTMARYSSYGWWGGQASAPRGLGSITNQYAAMPSLHVGWALWCGVMLWRHARTPLVRWLGVTYPLVITLVVIGTANHYLLDAVAGATVMAIGALLTDPLRTAVGRVLRRPDEPEPTRPGARPGTRGSTIVSGGCETSAGERFPGQRTRTGSSSAGAKRGARRGAGADAGGTTAAAG; from the coding sequence ATGTCGTACGCAGTGAGCAGCACCGACCGGACCGGGGCGCACCCCAGGCTCCGGTGGTGGATCGAGATCCTGCTGCTCGTCGTGGTGTACGCCGCGTACTCCGCGGGCCGGCTCCTCGTACGTGGTGACATACCCGGCGCCGTCCACCACGGCATCGCGATACTCCACATAGAACAGCACCTGCGCATCGACCCCGAGCGGACGCTCAACCGGGTCTTCACGCGCACCGCGGTCCTCGGCGTCCCCGCCGACTTCGTGTACGCGTCCCTGCACTACGTCATGACGCCCGCCGTCCTGTTCTGGCTCTACCGCCGCCGGCCCGGCCACTACCGCAGGGCCCGCACCTGGCTGATGCTCTCCACGATGGTCGGCCTCATCGGCTTCACCCTCGTGCCGACCGCGCCGCCCCGCCTGCTCGGCAACGCGTACGGCTTCGTCGACACCATGGCGCGCTACAGCTCCTACGGCTGGTGGGGCGGCCAGGCCAGCGCCCCGCGGGGCCTCGGCAGCATCACCAACCAGTACGCGGCGATGCCGAGCCTGCACGTCGGCTGGGCCCTGTGGTGCGGCGTGATGCTGTGGCGGCACGCCAGGACCCCGCTCGTACGGTGGCTCGGCGTCACCTACCCCCTCGTCATCACGCTCGTCGTCATCGGCACCGCGAACCACTACCTCCTCGACGCCGTCGCCGGGGCCACCGTCATGGCGATCGGCGCCCTGCTGACCGACCCGCTGCGCACCGCGGTCGGCCGCGTGCTGCGCCGCCCCGACGAGCCCGAACCGACCCGCCCGGGGGCCCGCCCCGGGACCCGGGGCAGCACGATTGTCAGCGGCGGGTGCGAGACTTCGGCGGGTGAACGATTCCCAGGGCAGCGGACCCGCACCGGCAGTTCCTCCGCAGGCGCGAAACGCGGCGCACGGCGCGGAGCGGGGGCCGACGCCGGCGGCACTACGGCGGCGGCTGGCTGA
- a CDS encoding M6 family metalloprotease domain-containing protein, with the protein MERHQGSAPAGPDRPRLRRAAAALTSLVALTATSLVTAPTIAASASPAACALPRTAAHHSLGLDSWNSAYARPDHTVDSVMIFLSFPDAAPRTTPRELAADHFPATSRFWNRSSYGKFVLRNHPLAHWLRMPHPSTAYRITRDWAPKRRDMYLRDALRVADPVVDFAKYQVVYLVADPDAPGVDADATKVVNFSRPMRADGTDIGRIVTVFEHHPPDRNVLAHETGHVFDLPDLYHRPTDGKGDWDTYVGDWDVMGSQFGLAPDLFGWLKWKLGWLDDRQVRCVQSAGATMLTLEPISAPRSVGGQAGTRLVVIRTGEESAIAVEARAAVGNDATTCTEGILIYRVRGGTESGGGPIEVYDTHPHTSACAGNSVYPPLADAPLGVGETYTVPGERISVEAADRTPTGAWTVKITTGDHA; encoded by the coding sequence GTGGAGCGTCACCAGGGATCGGCACCCGCGGGGCCCGACCGGCCGCGTCTGCGCCGCGCGGCGGCGGCCCTCACGTCGCTGGTGGCACTCACCGCCACCTCGCTGGTCACCGCGCCGACGATCGCGGCCTCCGCCTCGCCCGCCGCGTGTGCCCTGCCGCGCACTGCCGCGCACCACAGCCTCGGGCTCGACTCCTGGAACAGTGCCTACGCGCGCCCCGACCACACGGTCGACTCGGTGATGATCTTCCTGTCGTTCCCCGACGCCGCGCCGAGGACCACCCCGCGCGAGCTGGCGGCCGACCACTTCCCGGCCACCAGCCGGTTCTGGAACCGGTCCTCGTACGGCAAGTTCGTGCTGCGGAACCATCCCCTGGCGCACTGGCTCCGGATGCCGCACCCGTCCACCGCGTACCGGATAACACGGGACTGGGCCCCGAAGCGGCGCGACATGTACCTGCGCGACGCGCTACGCGTGGCCGACCCGGTGGTGGATTTCGCGAAGTACCAGGTCGTCTACCTCGTCGCCGACCCGGACGCCCCGGGCGTCGACGCGGACGCGACGAAAGTGGTCAACTTCAGCCGTCCGATGCGCGCGGACGGTACGGACATCGGTCGCATCGTGACCGTGTTCGAACACCACCCGCCGGACCGGAACGTCCTGGCGCACGAGACGGGCCACGTGTTCGATCTGCCCGACCTCTACCACCGGCCCACCGACGGCAAGGGCGACTGGGACACCTACGTGGGCGACTGGGACGTCATGGGCAGCCAGTTCGGCCTCGCGCCCGACCTGTTCGGCTGGCTCAAGTGGAAGCTGGGCTGGCTGGACGACCGCCAGGTCCGGTGCGTGCAGAGCGCCGGTGCCACCATGCTCACCCTGGAGCCGATCTCGGCGCCGCGGTCCGTGGGCGGACAGGCAGGCACCCGGCTCGTGGTGATCAGGACCGGCGAGGAATCGGCGATCGCCGTGGAGGCGCGCGCCGCCGTCGGCAACGACGCGACCACGTGCACCGAGGGCATCCTGATCTACCGCGTCCGCGGCGGGACGGAGTCGGGCGGCGGTCCGATCGAGGTGTACGACACCCATCCGCACACCTCGGCGTGTGCGGGCAACTCGGTCTACCCGCCCCTCGCGGACGCGCCGCTCGGCGTCGGCGAGACGTACACCGTGCCGGGGGAGCGGATCTCGGTGGAGGCCGCCGATCGCACGCCGACGGGTGCGTGGACGGTGAAGATCACCACGGGGGACCACGCGTGA